From Falco naumanni isolate bFalNau1 chromosome 4, bFalNau1.pat, whole genome shotgun sequence:
GGAGCCGAGCGCTTCAAggagctgagcccagcaggGACACCGGAGGGCAACGTGGTGATGAGCTTCAGCTTCGACAGCTACCAGCTGGAGGAGGATGAGCTGCAGCGGGGCAGCCAGGCCAAGGGCGTCCTCACCTTCATGGAGCCAGGTAAGGGCAGGCACGGCCCTGACCAGGAGCTGCGTTCCTTGTTGGTTTCCCACCCATTTAGCAGCTTCCTGGGGTGGGTTTAATAGCCACAAATGGCCCAAAATGCCCCGAGATTGCCTAATGCCTTTTTTTGGACCTGTTTGTACCCATGTGAGCTGCCACAGCATCCCACGGCGGTGGGCTCTGCAGGCTGGCCAGGAGCTGAGCATTCATGCCCTGGCTCGCGCCCAGCCTGCAGCTTCGCCCTTCCCGTGCAGGTCTCAGGGATGCTCACGGGATTCACCTCAGCCCTGCTCCACATCTGAGGCAGCCtgtccacccccacccccctcaacCCCTCCTGCACCTTGACTTTGCCTGTTACCTACTCTGCCTGGCTCTCATGTTATTTGACTGCAATTAAAACTCATTAACCCCACGAAGCCTGGGTGTTTTCCTGTCTCCTGGGTCTCACATTGCAACGCCTTTATTTAGGGAAGGAGTTTCTCGGGGCTGGGGTTGTTTGTGAGATCTGCAGGGCACTGGGCTGCTTGCTGTGGGTGGGACAGCCTCGTCTGCCATAAAGGATGTGGAAGCACCATTCATAGCCCTGAGGATATGGGTGCAGGTCCCAcggctgcagcagtgccactgTCATGTATCTtactctttccttccctttttggAGCAGTTTCAGAGGATCCTGAGCCCCAGGATCGATACCATGGGATTTACTTTgccatgctgctggctggggtgggatTCCTCCTGCCGTACAACAGCTTTATCACCGATGTGGACTACCTGCACCATAAATACCCAGGTAGGTCTCCAGCATCTGCAGCACTTCTCAGCCACCCCAAACCTGGGGAGAGGTGGGCTATGCTTCCAGGGGAGCCAGGTCCCTGTCACCCAATGCTTAAACCCTCTGCAGGTACCTCCATCGTCTTCGACATGAGCCTCACCTACATCCTGGTGGCCTTGGCGGCCGTCATCCTCAACAATGCACTGGTGGAGCTGCTGAGCTTGCACACCCGGATCTCTGTGGGTGAGTGGAGGTCCCCATGCCCCTTGGCACTCCCTGTGCTGTCCCACCACCCACCTCTGTTTCCCACCTGCAGGCTACCTCTTTGCCCTGGGGCCCCTGCTCTTTGTCAGCATCTGTGACGTCTGGCTGGAGCTCTTCACTCGCAGGCAAGCCTACGCCATCAACCTGGTTGCTGTCGGGGTGGTGGCCTTTGGCTGCACAGGTATGTGGGACAGCggctggtgctggagggcaACCATTCCCATCCCCAAGAGCCATGGTCTCCTGCGACAAGCTCTTGCTCTGATTGCTGTGAAGGTGACCCTTGTgtccctgctccatcccctccACCTCTGTCCAAGCACTGTGGGACTAGCGCGCTGCATTGGTCCCCAACACCGCTGATCTGGGCCACCACAATGGCTTTGCTCTCAGCTGGGCTGCCATGGTGGCTTCCCAAGCCTCTGCACCTGGTGAATAGTGGGAACAGCCATGGTGGGGCATCCAGGGAGGACAACAAGCCTCCCTGCCTTTGGGGCAAGGAGGCTTTGGGTGCTGCAGCGACTGTTTGGGAAGGATGCAGCTCCCGGATGGCACCACGCATGGGCTCCCACTGGGGTTTCTTCCCCCTGTCCGGCGTTTCGGCTGCAGCAATAatccctccttctccccttgGTGTGTCTCTCCTGAAGTGCAGCAATCCAGCTTCTACGGCTACACGGGGCTGCTGCCCAAGCGCTACACGCAGGGAGTGATGACTGGCGAGAGTAAGTACCTGTGTCCATTGCCTGCGTCCACGTCTGACCGCATGGGCTTGCTCGGGGGGACCCTCCTGCGCCTTCTCCGGGAGCCCCAGTGagtccccagcacagcccagccgGGTTGCCAGCAGATCAGGGACTCCCCAGGGTGCTCCCCAGCATAATGGGGTGATTAATGGTTTCTAAATCACTTGCAAGACCCGCTGCACTGCCTCGCTGAGCTGGGGGGGCGGGATGTCTGCCAGGAGCCAGCTTCATCAACCCAAAATCACTGCTGGTAGCTCCTCCACACCTGGAGGCATCACATCCACATGGTGGGGGCTGACGGGGGTCCCTGAGCCACAGGGCTCAGCGGGACCCGGTGCCGATAGCTCTCCCATGCCACCAGGCACTGCCGGGGTCATCATCTCGCTCAGTCGTATCTTTAccaagctgctgctgtcagacGAGAAGGCGAACACGGTCATCTTCTTCTTCATCTCCATTGGCATGGAGCTGACGTGCTTCATCCTCCACCTCCTGGTGAAGCGCACCCGCTTCGTCCGCTACTacacagcctgctcctgcaagGGTCTCCCCGAGACCCGGGGGGCCGGTGACCATGGGACAGGCTACCGCGTTCACCACGATGTCACCGCTGAGGATGTCCGATTTGTAAGCCAAATTTGTAAGGGGTGGGGGgttccctgctggctcctggggtCCCTCTTGCCACTGGAGCTCAGCACTGGCatcccttctccccccacccaggAGAACCGGCAGCGGGGGCAGCCgagccccccccggggcagcccgggcctcgaagctgagctggctggcagCGGCACCTACATGCGCTT
This genomic window contains:
- the SLC29A4 gene encoding equilibrative nucleoside transporter 4 isoform X1: MPQSRRGGARVATMGSVGAERFKELSPAGTPEGNVVMSFSFDSYQLEEDELQRGSQAKGVLTFMEPVSEDPEPQDRYHGIYFAMLLAGVGFLLPYNSFITDVDYLHHKYPGTSIVFDMSLTYILVALAAVILNNALVELLSLHTRISVGYLFALGPLLFVSICDVWLELFTRRQAYAINLVAVGVVAFGCTVQQSSFYGYTGLLPKRYTQGVMTGESTAGVIISLSRIFTKLLLSDEKANTVIFFFISIGMELTCFILHLLVKRTRFVRYYTACSCKGLPETRGAGDHGTGYRVHHDVTAEDVRFENRQRGQPSPPRGSPGLEAELAGSGTYMRFDVPRPKIKRSWPSFRDMLLHRYVVSRLIWAYMLSIAMTYFITLCLFPGLESEIHNCTLGEWLPILIMAIFNLSDFVGKILAALPYNWKGTHLLVYSCLRVVFIPLFIMCVYPNGRPTFGHPAWPCIFSLLMGITNGYFGSVPMILAAGKVSPEQRELAGNTMTVSYMTGLTLGSAVAYFAYSLTSTSHSTCFYTETSNGSFTSGY
- the SLC29A4 gene encoding equilibrative nucleoside transporter 4 isoform X2, with translation MGSVGAERFKELSPAGTPEGNVVMSFSFDSYQLEEDELQRGSQAKGVLTFMEPVSEDPEPQDRYHGIYFAMLLAGVGFLLPYNSFITDVDYLHHKYPGTSIVFDMSLTYILVALAAVILNNALVELLSLHTRISVGYLFALGPLLFVSICDVWLELFTRRQAYAINLVAVGVVAFGCTVQQSSFYGYTGLLPKRYTQGVMTGESTAGVIISLSRIFTKLLLSDEKANTVIFFFISIGMELTCFILHLLVKRTRFVRYYTACSCKGLPETRGAGDHGTGYRVHHDVTAEDVRFENRQRGQPSPPRGSPGLEAELAGSGTYMRFDVPRPKIKRSWPSFRDMLLHRYVVSRLIWAYMLSIAMTYFITLCLFPGLESEIHNCTLGEWLPILIMAIFNLSDFVGKILAALPYNWKGTHLLVYSCLRVVFIPLFIMCVYPNGRPTFGHPAWPCIFSLLMGITNGYFGSVPMILAAGKVSPEQRELAGNTMTVSYMTGLTLGSAVAYFAYSLTSTSHSTCFYTETSNGSFTSGY